A genomic segment from Pristiophorus japonicus isolate sPriJap1 chromosome 16, sPriJap1.hap1, whole genome shotgun sequence encodes:
- the LOC139226414 gene encoding uncharacterized protein isoform X1, protein MFAHIYKMGLKVLLYVPNLIGYMRILLLLVGWWTFNYPVVFIPCYVTSVILDGFDGFAARKLNQISEFGAWFDVAIDNLGRNMLWSLLFKWGHLIGSLEWCVFVCAHNSMGADWKNKFDNGPWLVQKTMANGFKTPVGAFAITGLHILPIWLYAYYNPVLTSVLVLPFTLQWFATAFLIAGRLQCMAVEFWCIWIHILYLVQNDQETKGE, encoded by the exons GTTATATGAGGATACTCCTACTGCTGGTTGGCTGGTGGACTTTCAATTATCCTGTAGTGTTTATTCCCTGCTATGTGACTTCCGTTATTCTTGATG GGTTTGATGGATTTGCAGCTCGCAAATTAAATCAGATATCTGAATTTGGAGCCTGGTTTGATGTTGCTATTGACAACTTGGGGCGTAACATGTTATGGAGCTTACTCTTTAAA tgGGGACATTTGATAGGTAGCTTAGAATGGTGTGTTTTTGTCTGTGCACACAATTCCATGGGAGCAGACTGGAAGAACAAGTTTGACAATGGTCCTTGGTTGGTTCAGAAAACCATGGCAAATG GTTTTAAGACTCCTGTAGGAGCATTTGCCATCACTGGATTACATATACTTCCCATTTGGCTGTATGCATACTACAATCCAGTTCTAACATCAGTCCTTGTGCTGCCCTTTACCCTGCAATGGTTTGCAACAGCATTTCTTATTGCTGGAAGGCTTCAATGTATGGCTGTGGAG TTCTGGTGTATCTGGATTCATATTCTGTACCTCGTACAAAATGACCAAGAAACCAAAGGAGAGTAA
- the LOC139226414 gene encoding uncharacterized protein isoform X2 encodes MGLKVLLYVPNLIGYMRILLLLVGWWTFNYPVVFIPCYVTSVILDGFDGFAARKLNQISEFGAWFDVAIDNLGRNMLWSLLFKWGHLIGSLEWCVFVCAHNSMGADWKNKFDNGPWLVQKTMANGFKTPVGAFAITGLHILPIWLYAYYNPVLTSVLVLPFTLQWFATAFLIAGRLQCMAVEFWCIWIHILYLVQNDQETKGE; translated from the exons GTTATATGAGGATACTCCTACTGCTGGTTGGCTGGTGGACTTTCAATTATCCTGTAGTGTTTATTCCCTGCTATGTGACTTCCGTTATTCTTGATG GGTTTGATGGATTTGCAGCTCGCAAATTAAATCAGATATCTGAATTTGGAGCCTGGTTTGATGTTGCTATTGACAACTTGGGGCGTAACATGTTATGGAGCTTACTCTTTAAA tgGGGACATTTGATAGGTAGCTTAGAATGGTGTGTTTTTGTCTGTGCACACAATTCCATGGGAGCAGACTGGAAGAACAAGTTTGACAATGGTCCTTGGTTGGTTCAGAAAACCATGGCAAATG GTTTTAAGACTCCTGTAGGAGCATTTGCCATCACTGGATTACATATACTTCCCATTTGGCTGTATGCATACTACAATCCAGTTCTAACATCAGTCCTTGTGCTGCCCTTTACCCTGCAATGGTTTGCAACAGCATTTCTTATTGCTGGAAGGCTTCAATGTATGGCTGTGGAG TTCTGGTGTATCTGGATTCATATTCTGTACCTCGTACAAAATGACCAAGAAACCAAAGGAGAGTAA